In Nostoc edaphicum CCNP1411, the sequence TTCAAGGTGAAGGAGCGTCTAATTGCATTCTTTTTAATCCTCCTTCAGTTGTGCAGTCTTCCATTTGGCTAAGAAATTCTGGAAAATATTCTGTATTTCTAATTAACCAGTCAGCGCTGCGGACTCTAGCATTAGTCTGAAATTTACCAGATACTGGTGATAGCTGATTTTTTTTCATTGAAAGAAAACTTTCTACTTTGCCTGAAATTCTTACATTGCCATTATCTCTATTAATCGTTTTAAACCCAGACATTTTCGTAATTGAAATACCTTGGTTTAAAGAGCAAGCAGAGCCACTTTGAATATTCGCAGCAATCAATAATTTTTCACTAGTAATAAAAAACCTGATATTTTTACTTACTGATTCTGAAATTTGAGCATTTGCAGGAAATGATGATATGGTAAGGCTTGCAAGAGCAATAGAAAATTTTAAGAATCTTTTCATTGTTTTCAACATAAGCTTCTTTGTCAGTTCTCTCGTAATAATTGACGTGAGATTGATTGTTAGTCTTTTAGCAGTCCATTATTTAGCAAGTTATAAAAGTTATGTTTTATAACCACCCTTCTAACATCTATCACTTCAACTGTTATTACAATGGCAGAATCAATGATATGAACATCAAGAGTTTATGAAGAAAAATGCTATATATTTTTCAATTACAGCGAAATATTTAAAGTTTTTTATAAATTATGAATTTTAGTTATTTATTGCAGCAAAATTATAAGTAAAATGTGAATAAATATCTATCTTACTTGAAAATTAATTTTTAATCGCTAAGTGTTTCCCCATAGGGGAGGTAACATACAGCGTCTACAAAAGAGGCTATTAATTAACGTGAGCCTCCAACGGAGGCGCAACAGTGGGAAGATCGGAAGAAAACGCTGTTTTTTTGGAGTTAGATGAACATCTACCCCAAAGTCTCTTTGATAGAGTGGGCAAATTCACTGACCTCATTTTCATGGAGTATGTCATGTGAATCTGCCATCTTTAATAGACCTATTTCGTAAGAATTAATTCAGAAGTCATTGGTGTTCTAACTCCCAACTTCCCACTCAGCTTGATGCATTTGCGATTCCTGCCAGAGTAAGGCAGACAAATGCACTATGGCAAGAATTAGCGTCGCTACCGAAATCAGATAACTGTGGATTGTGTAAAGGTGTTCGACGGTAATTGTGTTAATGGCTCCACCGCCAGTCAGGATGTCGCGCAGTTGGCTACCAATCAAAGGAATGGCTTCGATGGTTCCTAGCTCAATGCTAAAACGCCAGTATCCTTCCTGAGTCCAATCTAGGATCATGGCTGTCCAATTCAGCCCGATCGCACTTAAGGTCAACAAAATCCCACTAATCCAAGCAGCCAGCCAACTCTTACGAAATTGCCGACCTAAAAACATCACCACAAGTTGAATGAGAGCGATCGCAATTACCGCGTTACCAGCAATATCATGCGCTCTCCAAAACAACCAGCCGTATGGCAGTTGTGTATTAATCATCTTTAAGGAGTTATAAGCCCCGCCTGCTGTCGGTTCATAGTAAAAAGAAAGCAAAATTCCGGTAGAGATATAAATTAGGCACAGAGTCAGAATCACGACCGATATTATCGTCGCTACTCGTCGCAAAATCCTATCGAACTGGGTGCTTTGCATAGCTCACCCCTCCTGTTCTTAACTAGGTATTTATTCTTGTTATATTTTAGCTAAGAAATATTAATAAATGTTGCATTTCTCATAAAAAGATGAGTTTTTTAAATTAAATATTGCACCCAAGCTTTTAAGGGTTCTGGTGAACCATACCAAATCCCAGGACTTCTCGGAGAATGCCTCACACCTTCAATCACCAGATTTTCTGCTCCTTCTAAATGAGCAGCTTCAATGGGTGTGATTCCATCTCCCCAAGTGTTACCCTTACCACAGGTTAATTGGTAACTACTATAAGCTAACCAACTACCGCGTCGTCTTTCTCCAAAGATAGTTTTCCCAGCCACACAAACGTAACGAACGTTTTTGTGAAAGGCTCCTGGGTAATTATGAGTGACAAAATCAAGATTGAAGCGCGTCCAGCGTTCTTGGCTAATGTGGGGTGTACCCAAGGTGATGAGAGTAGCAACCAGGGGATGCGCTTCCCAAAGAAATGGCTTGACATCGCCGCGTGCTAAATAGGGCTTTCCTCCCATGTAGATTCGGGATATCCAACCTCCGGCTGAGTGACCAATTAAATTAACTTGAGTAGCATTATATTGCTGCAATGTATGGTTGATCGTGCGATCTAGTTGTTGCAAAATTGGCGTTATAGGTCTTCCTACAATAGTGGGTAGCCAGTCACGCCGTCGCAGTGGGACTGTAGTTGTGGGAAAATCTAACTGCTGTAGAGATTGTTCTAGTTGGCGGTAAGCGATCGCGCTTTCCAGATATCCAGGCAAAATAACTGTCGGTAACGGCATTTTAAATCTTGGATGCAATATTGAGGGTTTGAACTTCTTTGATGAAGAAGTCGTCATGATTCAGAAGCTAGAATTGCGATGTCTGACTAACTCCTTTGATAAAAACCCAAATTGCTTTAGTGCGGTTTAGGGCGAGAATGTCAATAAAATTGTACAGTTTGCAACAGTTTTAGGGGCTGCTGATGTGATAGTATTTTCACATAGGGACTAGTCTCGGACAAGCAAGTGTGCCATCTATTACAAGAGCGTAGTTGAGTAAAAAAACCAGGCAACTTAAGCAAATGTTTTGATGTAATCAGACTTGTGGGTTCACTTAAACTTTATAAATATCCCAAATATAAATAAATTTTAATTGTGTGCGCCATAACAATAAAAAAAATCAAAGGTAGTAATTTTTCAAATATCTCTATTAGCAAGAGCGAATTGAAAAATATGATACACCGTCATTGATCAATTAAAAATTTGAATAAATGGCAATTTTAGCGTTTTGATTGCCAAGATAGGAAATTATTATTTCCTTAGATGGATGCATATATTGCAAAATATTGCAATATAGTCGGAAAGAGAAAATCGCTAGTCAACTGCAACTGAGTCGAGTGAACGATAACAGCTATGTCTTACGTCTCCCTGCTGAAAAATATACCAGATATCTTAAGCCAGCCAATTGGGATAGCAGCTATAGCTTCTCTTGGCATTCACGGTGCGATCGCGATGATTGTGCCATTGATGCCTATGGAGTCTAACAAGCCCAAAGAAACAGCATCATCCAAAACAGTCGGACTTTTGGCATTGAGCCAAGCCGACCAGAATCGGTTGCCCCAAAGCACTCCCCAAATTGGTTTACAACAACTTCCTCCAATAGCGCCACTTTCTGCTCCAAACTTTAGTGCCCAAACTGGATTACCTCCATTAGCGCCACCGCCATCCAGTCAGCTAGTACTGCCTCCGCTACCCCCATCATCGAATAACTATCAAGTCTCCTCTTTGCCTACAAGGCAGTCTTTGCGGATGATTCCTAGTAATAATTTGCGATTTGACGCCTCTAAATTTGACAGTTCTAAATTCAATACTGGCGCCAGATTCTCTCCATCGGTTCCTAGCGTGAGTGACAGTGGCAGCAAATACGAGCCACCTAAGCCCCTAGCTGTAAATAGGTTGCCAGAATTGCAGTCGCAACAAGTACCTGATGATATTCTGCGGAATGCCCAATCTCCAAACTTATCTAACACTGCCCCCATTGCAACAGCACAGGTAAATACGACTGCACAAATGACGCCATCGGCGAATGATGCGTCCAAAATAACTCAAAATCAGCTGATAAATTCTCTAAAACAAGCTCCAAGGAGTGGGAATACTTTAATCGGAACTAGGGTAAGCACATCCCAGACAGCCAATTTATCGTTGAAGGGAACTCAACAGACAATTGCACAGCTAGACTCTTACGCAAACCTGAGAAAAGAAGTCCAGCAAGAATACCCTAACGCTGAACAAAAATCAGTCATCCGCCAAATATTACCCACAGATAAGCCGAATCTTGAAGGTGCTGTTTTGGGCGTATTAGTGGTAGATGCTGATGGCAAGGTCTTAGATATCAAATTTCAAGACAAGTTAGTTTCCCCTGAATTGCAATCAAAAGCAAGAGAATACTTTAATAAGCAATCCCCCAAGGGAGATAAACAAATCAGTTCCTATCCCTTTAACCTCGTTTTCCAAAACAACACTAGCAATAGCACTGGGGCTACTCAAGAGCAAAAGCCCTCGTCATTATCTGCACCGGGAGTCAATAACAATCAGCTTATTACCCCCTTACCAGCAGCTACTTCTAAACCATTCCCTGATCTGCAAATCAGAAATAACCAGCCCAAACCTACATCGACAGGTACTCTCAAACCATTAGCTGCACCAGGAGTTAATAGCAATCAGCCTGAGTTAGCACCCACAACTACTCCCAAACCATTATCTGAACTACGAATCAGAAATAATCAGCCCACACCTTCATCAACATCTACCACTTCCGAACCATTAGTGCTGCCGAGAGTAAATAGTGGTCAGGCTACATCCTCTACTGAATCTGATCAAAAATTAGTAGAACGGTTGCGCGAAGTGAAAGAAAACAGGCAAAAGTCTAATCCAGAAAAATAATCACCAGTGGGTGGTTTTGGATTAATAAACAAGCTAGAAGCCATGAATGATAAAAATTGTAAATTTATCATTCATTTTTAGGGTTTCGTTTTTAGCAGTTGACGAACTGGCGATCGCTAGTTCGTCATATAAAAATGGGATTTGATTCCTGAACTAACTTACGTAGTGAGGGATAGGAAATAAGAAAGAAAAAAGATTTGTACTCAATACTTGTCGGTTAAGGGGGAAAGGGGAAGGTGGGGCCCCCTCTAGGGATAAGGGGCGGGGGGAAAGGGAAATTAAAACCTTTAACCCAAACCCAGTAACCCTTTCCCAAAACCAAACCTTGGGTTCAAAATGCTTAACCGAGTAGTATTGGATGTGTACTAAGTTTTTTTACGCAATCAAATAGAATTTATATATAAAAGAATACTCAACTAAATTCTTGTGGGGTGAGTGTTTGCCCGCCCGTAGCCTAAAGCTAGCAAGATGCTTACCCCACAAGAACTAGACGGTATGCTAATTTACCAGCCTTGTTCTGCATTTTGAAATACGTAAGCAGCTACCTCAAGAATATCCTCATGACTTAACTTGCCTTTAAAGGCAGGCATGGCATTTTTACCATTTTGTACTTGGTGGATAATTGCCTGGATTGAGTCGCTATCATAATTTTCTAAGTACTTTGACAATGCTTCCTTTTTCAAGGTTTTCTGGCTGATAAGGATGTTACCGCCACCTATATGGCAAGAAGCACAGTTAGCCTCAAAAATTTTAGCCCCATTAGATGGTTCGGCAGCGAGTGCTGGACTAATGAATGTCAATTTGAATAGAGCGATCGCCGACAGTAAGATTAATAAAAGTATTCTCAACAGAATTTCCTCGCAACAAGCCTCCAGCAAGAGTATAAACGTGATTAATCCCCGATTAAGTCAAATTTGATCAAAATTGGCGGTAACTAGTTCACTCCTCCTCGCCACAGGTTGTTTAGCGTCTTAGGAGAAGATGGGACTCGTTACCGCCATTTATACATTTTGTGCGTCACTCTAGGAGTGTGGCGTGTTGCCATGAGCTAATTTCACTGAGAAATCATCTTTGCCAACGACAATGTTTCTAGCCTTCGACAGTGATTGTACCAACCATGCCAGCACCACGGTGGGGTTCGCAGTAGAAGGTGTAATCACCAGGTGTTGCGTCTGCGGGGAAGGTAGTTGTTTCCTTTTGACCAGGACTCATCAACATCTTTTTATGAGACAGAGATTTCGCTAAATCAGCGCTCTTAGCGGGGTTTTTGGCAGCATCAAACACAACATTATGGGGAGGAACTTTATTGTTCACCCATTCAATTGTGTCACCTGGTTTGATAGTCAACTTTTTCGGTTCAAATGCGAGCATTCCTTTATCGCTACCCAATTTCACCTGATAGGTTTCAGCCGAAGCACTGGGAGTAAAAACAGCAACGCTGCTAACAACTAAAAGGATTGTCAATACAGCTAAACTAAGGCGTCGCCAGCTTGCCGAAATTAATTTCATAGCTCTCTCCTAACATCTAATTTTTTTCCCTTTCTCTATTTTAAATAAAATCAACACCAAATATGACAATCTGTCATAGATACAATTTTTTTTTAATAATGGGGAGCAATTTATGGCAAAAAGCTGTGCAATCAGTAATAAATACTAGACTGCCATAGCCCAAAAAGCCCGTGAATCAAGGTAAACAGTTAAATAAGAGATTTTTATTTTTTCTTTAGGAATATCATGGTTTTTCAAAATTTTTTGTGTGCCAAAAAGGAACATTTTGTGCTGTTGTGAAAACTAGGGAATGGGGAATGGGGAATGGGGAATGGGGAATGGGGAATGGGGAATGGGGAGAAGAGTTTTCCCCTCTGCCTCTTTTCAATTTCCAATGCCCAATGCCCAATTCCCAATGCCCAATTCCCAATGACTCAGTACTAATTCCGAGATTTAGTAATAGATTTTTCCACCTCCCCACTTAGTACCAACAATTTTGGGTTGCAAGAGAATATGACCAGCGATCGCTTCCAAGTCATCATCTGTCAGATTTCGCATTGCTGTGAAAATATCTGCACTTTTGATACTGGGATGTATTTCGGAAATTTCTTCTTCGCCGTCGTAAGTAGTAGGATTTTTCAGGTAATCCACCAAGCCTTCAACGTTATTACGGTTGGGTGTTGCCAGTGCCAAATCCTCTGGAGTTAGTCCCACGTTCTGGTTTGTTTTGGTAACTCCCCCAGCATGACATTGGGCGCAAGCGTAATTAAATAAGCGTTTGCCTTCTTTGACTTGTTTAAGGCTGAGTACGGTGACCTCACCTTCAGTATTTAATGGCACTGTTCGGGTAGCTTTGTCCAGTTCCACTGCTGTCGCGCTACCGACAAACAACTGAAACGAGAGTAAAACAGTGGCCACAACAACGCCAATTAGTCTTCTAAACATGTTTCCCCTTAAAAAAATTTTGACGCTCAACACAGCTAAGAAAGCGATTCTCAATCTCCAAGCTGCTAATTGCTAATGACTCATTGTTTTTTGCCATTAGCTACCAGTGATTAGCCAAAGCCGAGATCACCCTTCAGTTGACCTCGTTATCACCCACCAAGTCGCTAGTACCTTTTGGGTGTGTTTCAGACGATATTTGGGAAATAATTGCCTTTGCATCTTCTAACGCCAAACGGGTCTTTTGGTGTTTGTAGGCGATTCCCAGTTGGTTGCACAGAGAAAACACTTTTTCTACAGGAATGCTGTAGTCGGCTGCTATCTCTGCGATCGATAGGTCTGCAAAACCCATAATGCTTGTTAACTAATAGATAGAGATTGAGTCTCTGTAATACCAATATCACGTTAGGAGTGCAATTTGTTGCCCAAAATACTGTTTAGGGAATGGGGCATTGGGCATGGGGCATTGGGAATGGGGCATGGGGCATGGGGTATTGGGCAGGGGAAGAATTTTTAACTCTTGACTAATGACTATTAACCTTTTCCCCCGGTAAAGGTGACGCTTTGAATAAAGTAACGGTTAAAAAAGGCGTAAATACCTAAAGCGGGCAGAGTGAAGACCATAGAAGCCGCCATAATGTAGTTCCAATAGCTGATGTATTGACCTTTAAAGGTGTTCAGCCCCAAGGGAAGGGTAAACATTTCTGGGTCAAATAAGATAACTATAGGCAGCAAAAAATTATTCCAACTCCCCATGAATACAAACACTGCCTGCGCTGCTAGTGCTGGTTTTGCCAAAGGTAAGACAATATATCGAAAAATTCCAAAGGTATTTAAGCCATCCAGTTGCGCTGCTTCTTCTAGTTCTTTAGGAAAATTAACAAAAAACTGCCGCATCATAAAAATAAAAGTGGCATTGACCATGCTAGGTACAATCATGCCTTGGTAAGAATTCAGCCAGCCGATCGCTTTCAAAATCAAAAATGTTGGAATCAGGGTGATTTGCGCTGGTACTGCCAGCACAGCCAAAATCAGGAAGAACCAAAAGCGTTTGCCTACAAAGCGCAGTCTTGCCAAGGCATAACCAGCCATTGAGTTTAATAACAAGTTTAAAAGCGTGACGCTAATGGCGATCGCCACACTGTTGAACAACCAGCGCCAAAATAGCGGTTCTTGAAGAAAGATTTGCTTGTAGTTATCGAGAGTAAAATTCTTGGGGAGAAAGTTGGGTTCACCACTGACAATCTCTGTTAGCGGCTTAAATGATGCTGAAAGTGCCCAGAGAAATGGAATTAGGGTAATGATGGCATAGAGTGTCAGCAAGACATACAACAGGGCTTTGAGCCAGGATAAGCCAGAGATGTTAGTCAAATTCGTTCACCTCCAAAAAGTCGCCGCTGAATCAAAGTGATGGCAATAATCACTGCTGCCAACAAAAATGCGATCGCAGCTGCATATCCCATTTGTAAATTCCGAAACACAGCCTGATAAATCAGCAGCACCACAGTTAAGGTAGCGTTGTTTGGCCCGCCAGTACCGCCAGAGAAGATGTAAGACTGGTCAAAAAGTTGAAAAGTCCCAATTACCCCCACTGTTGCCACAAAGAAGGTTACAGGCTTAAGTAAGGGAAGAGTAATGTGGATAAATTGCTGCCATCCATTTGCACCATCAAGTTCCGCGGCCTCGTAAAGTGTTTGGGGTATATCCTGTAACGCCGCCAGATAAATCACCATGAAAAACGGTGCGGTTGACCAAATGTTCATGATCATAATGCCTTTGAGCGCAACTGCTGGATCACCCAACCAGTTATAAGTAGGTAGCCCCGCAAAAGCGAGAAAATCATTTAGTAGCCCATCAGTGTTATAAATCCACATAAAGATGAGTGTCAGCACTGCTGAAGAAGTGACTGTCGGCAAAAAATAGAGGATACGCCACCAGTTTTTACCGCGAATTCCAGAATTCAGAGTTACCGCCAGAATTAAAGCCAGGATAGTTTGAGTTGGCACAACAATAGCTACATATTCGGCTGTGTTTCTCAAAGCAATCCAAACTCTTTCATCTTCAGCTAATCGCGTGAAGTTCCGAAAACCAATGAATTCGTACTCAATACCGCCAAGAAGTTGAACTTTTTGCAAGGAAAGAAAAACGGCGTAGAGAATGGGTAGGACTACAAAAGTTCCTAAAACTAGAATGGTGGGCATCATAAACATATACCCAGACAAGTCTTCGGTGATATTCCACCTGGGGTTAATCCGCCGTCTGTTGATTTCAAACACTACTGAACCTCCATCTAATCTCGCACTAACCCGACTGTAGCGATGGGTCGCGCATGATTATTTATCGTACTGGCGTGGCAAGGCTAAAATGTTGCAAAAAAATTGTAGGTTGGGTGAAGGCTTTGCGTAACCCAACATCCTGAATATATGTTGGGTTGCGCTCCGCTCCACCCAACCTACGTCTAATGCACTATTTTAAGCTTGCCACGCTAGTACTCTCGGACAAAAATAAAGACATTGCTTGTGTGAGTTAGCTGGAGATGTAAGTTAGGGAACTATATATTTAGTTTCCTTGGGATGCTCACAAAATGTCATATACAGACTACTTACGTACAATTAAAAGTAAACTCCAGAGAACTGGTAAAACTCAAAAAAGCCTACGGGTCAAAACTATCATAGAACAGTTTGGCTACCAGCGTAGAAGTCAATCATTCATAGATGATTTTAATACTGCTCTTGATGAATTGGGGCTTTGTGCAAATCCTCGGTTGGATTTGCATATTCCGTTAGATACAAAAATAGCTATTTCTATTAAAGGTGTAGAACCAATAAATGAAGTTGCTGAATCTCAATCTATTTCAGCCAAACTAAAAGAGGCAATTTCAGTCAAACACGATTTTTTCTACTACTTGTTTGATTTTGGCTCTGAACAAGAATATGAACGATTCCAGGCATGTTTAGATTCTCACCAGCCAGTAGGTATTTTTTTAATTCCACAAGTAGAAGATTTCTTCTCTGATATTGTTGTCAAAATCTTTAATTATGAATTAATTAGAAAATATCAGTATGGCGGCTATAATAGTATACCAAAAGCTGTCGCTAGGAAAATTCCTAGCAGTATTGCCTCAGAAGATAAAGATTGTGAAGATGAACAAGAAAATCCTATCTCTGATGCTAGTATTTTTCAGTTTTATCGCTCAACCATGACCAGTATTATACTTGGCAACACTGGTTTAGAATTGCTTGATTCTGAAAAATTTGATCAGCAGTTTGAACAGATATCACTATATGCAAATAAATATAATTCTGAACAGTTTTTCATTTTATTTCATTGTCCATCGGTATTAGAAATCCAAGCTCATCAGCAAGAAGATGCTTTAGGATACTTAGTAGATAGAGTTGCCAGTAAAATTCCTTTTACTTTTACTCTCAGGTGTAAATATCCAAATGAAGTCTCTATTGAACATAAAGAGGAAGTATACGCCCATTTTCGTCTCCTGCTGGAACTTCCGTATTATGAAATAGAGGAAGATGATGCATCTTTGCAAGATTACTTTCTAGAATTACAAAAAGCCCAGATACAGGCTGAGTCACAGTTATTACTGAAGATGAAAGCTGAACATTTTTACACCCTGAAGTGGCAACAGGAAAGTAAAGAATATATCTATCTCAAATATTTTGCTATTAAAACATTGGAAAGTATCGGATATGGATTGTCTAATATCGGCTGTGAAGTTGAGTTTACCTCCAGAGATGAGGAAACAATAGATGAAAATACATCGGATGATGATGAAGAGTACCAAAGTGAAATCATAGAAGTCTATGTAAAAAATCAGGTGTTGATTGAGATAGAAACTCTCAAATATCAAGAATTTCAGGATAATAATCTCTTTTTAGATTCAATTAAAAGAGTTTTGAGAAAATCAAAAGTATGGCCAAATAAACTCGAAAGTATTTGGTTAGTAATCCCCGGTTTTGAGATAGCACGCAACTATTACCAACTGAAAAAAGCTAAAGAAATATTAGAATATAAATTTTCTGGATATTATGGCGATCGCTTCCAAGTTGTAATCATGGCTCCTGATTATGAAAAACACCAATTAGTCCCAGTATCATTTGATTCTATCAACTATCCATCTTTTGAGTATGTGGCTCAAAAACCTAGTTTAGTCCAAGCATATCCAACTACTAACCGCGTCAAAGAATTTAAGCTTGACTTTAGCCAAGTACAAGGGCTAAAGGAAGAAAAAGAAAAACTAACTAGACTCCTGAAGCTGCAATCTAAAGGATACAAAAGTTCAATTGGTGGAATTCTTTTTTATGGCTTACCGGGATGTGGTAAAACTTTACTAGCAAATGCCTTTGCTAATGAGTCGGGAAGATATTTCTTTAAGTTCTCTCCTGCCGATATTATCAGTGTTTGGATCGGGCAAAGTCAAAAGAATATTCGCGATATCTTTGCTCAAGCTAAGAAAAAGTCTCCTTCACTTTTATTCATTGATGAATTAGACAGTATTGGATTTAATCGTAACAATGACAACGCACATACAGACCAAAAAGCAACTATCAACCAATTACTCATAGAACTAAATAATCTCCAAAATAGTGATGTAATTGTCATTGCTGCTACTAATTATTTGAGTGGCATTGATAGTGCTTTGAAGCGTTCTGGTAGATTGGATTGGAAGATTCCTGTTTTTCCACCCGATCAAGTGGAAAGAATGGATTTGTTCAAACACTACCTGTCCAAAATTGATATGAATCAGCTAGTTAACTTTGAAATTCTGGCAGATAAAAGTGGGAGATTTACTTCATCAGATATTGAGTTGGTTTGTCGGGAAGTTAGAAATGCTATTCTTCTAGAAGAAATTAGTTCAGCTTTAACAACTTCAGATGTGATTACTTACATCAACAATCTGCAAGACGGCGGCTTAAGTCTTAACGAGGGACAAGTCAAAGACTTTTTAGAAGAGTGTAGGAGAATGAGTGTAAAAAATCCTAAGTTAGAAACTCTGAAATTAGAATGGGGATTGTATTAGCAGTAGGCTAACAAAAATCGCGTAGGCGTAGCCCGTCGTAGACATCGTACCTTTTGGCAGTATTGGAAAAGAACTTTAGGAATATGCGATATTTTCATCCTCGAAAAATACTGCTAAGGAGTATAGGAGTGGTAGCGATCGCCTACATTTCAACTTGTCTAATTTTGTTTATTCGGCAGCGTTATTTGATATTTCGCCCCACTCCACAAATTTTAACGCTACCTAGTTCACCCGACTTTTTTCTTCCTTACAAAGATGTGCGTTTACCTATTACCAGCTCTAATGAATATATACATGGCTGGTGGATTCCAGCAGCATTACCAAAAGAGAAAGTTTCTTTAATTCCAAATGAGCCTGTAAAAATTTTAAAATCACCTAAAACATTTTTATACTTTTGTGGTGCTGCTGCGAATAAGGGTTACTACACTCATATAGCCAGACTTCAAGCAATGCGACAGTTGGGGTTTTCTGTGTTAGTGATTGACTACCGAGGTTTTGGTAGTAGTAAAGGGAATTTTCCTAGTGAGTCTCAGCTTTATCAAGATAGTCAAATAGCCTGGAATTATTTAGTAAAAATACGACAAATTCCTCCAGAGCAAATTGTCATTTACGGCGAATCACTTGGGGGAGCAGTTGCTATAGATTTGGCAGTAAAACATCCAGAAGCTAGTGGATTAATTGTGCAAAGCTCTTTTACATCAATGGCAGAGGAAATAAAATATAGAGATTGGTTACGGATGTTTCCCATCGATTTGCTGCTAACACAAAAGTTTGATTCTATTTCTAAAGTTCGTTCTCTACGTCTTCCAGTTTTATTTATTCATGGAACTGATGACAGCATTGTTCCATCCTATATGAGTCAGCAGTTATATGATGCTGCCTCTGAACCCAAACAACTTTTATTAATTCCAGAAGGAAAACATTTCCAAATTTATCAACCTGGAAGTAACTCGTATTTACAGGCAATTCAGAAGTTTATCCAAAAGGTAGAGTCTCAAGAGTAAGAAATAGATCCATCGGGATTACCTTCGACACGATTCAAAAATTCGTCCAAGACTTGCAAGAATCTTTATGTCTCTTCGAGATGAGGCATGTGTGAACATAATCGGAATTGATGCCGACGGGATAGGCTGTAAATAATCACTTATTGAGGCTGATAAATCATGGGGAGTGCAAATAATCAGGGGTTTTGCTGGTGGTTTCTACCAAAAGTGACCCACTACAGTTTAACTTTGTTGCTGAGTACGGTAATGCTTGCTGATGCTATGGGGGCGACACCAAGAAACATAGGGTTGCAGATAGCACAGCGCCCAGGAACCACTCAACAAAATGCCACTCGTGCTGCTGCTGAACGTGTTTTTCAAGAGGGATTGAAACTTTATCAACAAGGGACAGCAGAATCATTGCGACAAGCGATCGCAAAATACCAAGAAGCGCTGAAGCTTTGGCAACAAGTTGATGATAAACCCTGGGAAGCCGAAACCCTCAACAATATTGGCAAAGTCTACGACGATTTAGGAGAAAAGCCAGAAGCGCTCAAATATTACAACCAAGCTTTACCAATACTCCGTGCAGTGGGGGACAAGGGAATGGAAGCCAGCACCCTCAACAATATTGGCAGTGTCTACGGCTCATTAGGAGAAAAGCAAGAAGCGCTCAAATATCTCAACCAAGCTTTACCCATAAGCCGTGCTGTGGGGGACACAAAAGTGGAAGCCGTCACCCTTGCCTATATTGGCAAAGTTTACGACAATTTAGGAGAAAAGCAAGAAGCGCTCAAATACTTCAACCAAGCTTTACCAATACTCCGTGCTGTGGGGGACAAGGGAATGGAAGCCAGCACCCTCATCAATATTGGCATTGTCTACTCTGATTTAGGAGAAAAGCAAGAAGCGCTCAAATACCTCAACCAAGCTTTACCCATAG encodes:
- a CDS encoding cytochrome b N-terminal domain-containing protein, which codes for MQSTQFDRILRRVATIISVVILTLCLIYISTGILLSFYYEPTAGGAYNSLKMINTQLPYGWLFWRAHDIAGNAVIAIALIQLVVMFLGRQFRKSWLAAWISGILLTLSAIGLNWTAMILDWTQEGYWRFSIELGTIEAIPLIGSQLRDILTGGGAINTITVEHLYTIHSYLISVATLILAIVHLSALLWQESQMHQAEWEVGS
- a CDS encoding esterase/lipase family protein, translated to MPLPTVILPGYLESAIAYRQLEQSLQQLDFPTTTVPLRRRDWLPTIVGRPITPILQQLDRTINHTLQQYNATQVNLIGHSAGGWISRIYMGGKPYLARGDVKPFLWEAHPLVATLITLGTPHISQERWTRFNLDFVTHNYPGAFHKNVRYVCVAGKTIFGERRRGSWLAYSSYQLTCGKGNTWGDGITPIEAAHLEGAENLVIEGVRHSPRSPGIWYGSPEPLKAWVQYLI
- the petJ gene encoding cytochrome c6 PetJ yields the protein MRILLLILLSAIALFKLTFISPALAAEPSNGAKIFEANCASCHIGGGNILISQKTLKKEALSKYLENYDSDSIQAIIHQVQNGKNAMPAFKGKLSHEDILEVAAYVFQNAEQGW
- the petE gene encoding plastocyanin — its product is MKLISASWRRLSLAVLTILLVVSSVAVFTPSASAETYQVKLGSDKGMLAFEPKKLTIKPGDTIEWVNNKVPPHNVVFDAAKNPAKSADLAKSLSHKKMLMSPGQKETTTFPADATPGDYTFYCEPHRGAGMVGTITVEG
- the psbV gene encoding photosystem II cytochrome c-550, with translation MFRRLIGVVVATVLLSFQLFVGSATAVELDKATRTVPLNTEGEVTVLSLKQVKEGKRLFNYACAQCHAGGVTKTNQNVGLTPEDLALATPNRNNVEGLVDYLKNPTTYDGEEEISEIHPSIKSADIFTAMRNLTDDDLEAIAGHILLQPKIVGTKWGGGKIYY
- a CDS encoding carbohydrate ABC transporter permease, which codes for MTNISGLSWLKALLYVLLTLYAIITLIPFLWALSASFKPLTEIVSGEPNFLPKNFTLDNYKQIFLQEPLFWRWLFNSVAIAISVTLLNLLLNSMAGYALARLRFVGKRFWFFLILAVLAVPAQITLIPTFLILKAIGWLNSYQGMIVPSMVNATFIFMMRQFFVNFPKELEEAAQLDGLNTFGIFRYIVLPLAKPALAAQAVFVFMGSWNNFLLPIVILFDPEMFTLPLGLNTFKGQYISYWNYIMAASMVFTLPALGIYAFFNRYFIQSVTFTGGKG
- a CDS encoding carbohydrate ABC transporter permease, with the translated sequence MFEINRRRINPRWNITEDLSGYMFMMPTILVLGTFVVLPILYAVFLSLQKVQLLGGIEYEFIGFRNFTRLAEDERVWIALRNTAEYVAIVVPTQTILALILAVTLNSGIRGKNWWRILYFLPTVTSSAVLTLIFMWIYNTDGLLNDFLAFAGLPTYNWLGDPAVALKGIMIMNIWSTAPFFMVIYLAALQDIPQTLYEAAELDGANGWQQFIHITLPLLKPVTFFVATVGVIGTFQLFDQSYIFSGGTGGPNNATLTVVLLIYQAVFRNLQMGYAAAIAFLLAAVIIAITLIQRRLFGGERI